The following DNA comes from Enterocloster bolteae.
GAACGGACGGCAGTACAGGCTGTGGAACAGGCAGCAGTACAGGCGTTTCGGTCAAATGAAGAATCAGGAAGAACCAAGAAGGATATTTTAACAAAAGAAGCAAAATTCAAATAATTTCAGGAGGCAGAAGATGAAACAGGATATGATTGTAATTCTTGACCTGGGAAGCACAGAAAACACAAAACTGGCCAGGGACATCAGAGAGATGGGGGTGTACAGTGAGATTTATCCCCACGATATCACAGCCAGCGAACTGAAGGAACTTCCCAACGTTAAGGGAATCATCATCAACGGCGGCCCTAACAATGTTGTGGACGGAACCCCCATTGATGTGCGTTCGGAACTGTATGAGGCAGGATACCCGGTAATGGCGGCAGGCCACGGCGCGGCGGCCTGTGAGCGTTCCATACATAGCTGGGATGAGGCTGACAGCGCCCAGATTCTCCGTTCCTTTGTATTTGATACATGTAAGGCCCAGGCCAACTGGAATATGAAGAACTTTATTTCCGACCAGGTGGAATTAATCCGCCAGCAGGTAGGAGACAGGAAAGTGCTGCTGGCTTTATCCGGCGGCGTGGACAGCTCCGTGGTAGCGGCCCTGCTCATCAAAGCCATTGGAAAACAGCTGACCTGCGTCCATGTAAACCATGGTCTTATGAGAAAAGGGGAATCCGAGAGTGTTATTGATGTATTCAAAAACCAGATGGATGCAAACCTGGTATATGTGGATGCTGTAGATCGTTTCCTCGGAAAGCTGGCCGGAGTGGCTGATCCGGAACAGAAGCGTAAGATTATCGGCGCTGAATTCATCCGCGTGTTTGAGGAGGAGGCCAGAAAGCTGGAGGGAATCGAGTTCCTGGCCCAGGGAACCATTTACCCTGACATCGTGGAGAGCGGAACCAAGACAGCCAAGGTAGTAAAATCCCACCACAATGTGGGAGGGCTTCCTGAGGATTTGAACTTCACCCTGGTAGAGCCGCTGCGCCAGCTGTTCAAGGATGAGGTACGCGCCTGCGGACTGGAGCTGGGTCTGCCTCACAGCATGGTATACCGTCAGCCCTTCCCTGGTCCCGGATTAGGCGTGCGCTGCCTGGGAGCCATAACCAGAGAACGTCTGGAAGCGGTCAGGGAATCAGATGCCATTCTCCGGGAGGAATTTGCAAATGCCGGCCTGGACAAGACAGTGTGGCAGTATTTTACCATTGTGCCGGACTTTAAATCAGTTGGAGTCAGGGACAATGCGCGCTGCTTTGATTATCCTGTCATCATCCGCGCAGTCAATACAGTGGACGCCATGACTGCCTCCATTGAGCGCATTGATTATGACGTGCTGCAGAAGATTACGGACCGTATATTGAAGGAAGTTAAGAATGTGAACAGGGTGTGCTATGATTTGAGTCCGAAGCCTACGGCTACGATTGAGTGGGAATAGTTGGAGCAGAGCTGCAAAGCCTTTATTTTCAATGGTTTTGCGGCTCTTTCCTTTTAGAATTGCATTTTGATTGCATTTTTTTATTCAACTGCTCTGTGATAGATTGATGTATGCTGGTTGCTGGTGTAAGCGGCAACACTAGTTGTTGCCGGAGTATAAGTGAGAACGCCAGTTAATTTTTTGGCAACTTCCACGTTGGTGTTGGGATATAAATGTCCGTAGGTGCCCAACGTGGTCTGTATCTTTTCATGCCCCAGACGTTCTTTAATCAATAAAGGATTTTCTCCCATGCTGATGAGCAGGGAAGCATGGGAATGTCTGAGTGCATGAATCTTGATACGGTGTACTCCTGCCAATCCGGCAAGTTTTTTTAATGCCCGTGGGAGGGTGTGCTTACTGGTGGGAATCCCATTATAGCTTAGTACAAGGTCACAGTCCTTTAAAACTTTTTGCTGTACTTCCTGCCATGCTTTTAATTCTTTGATGGTATCTGTGTCAATATAGATAGTGCGAATACTGGCTTGTGTCTTTGGCTCCACAAATTTGTATTCGTCCATTGTTTTATAGTACAGCGTTTTAGTTATACTTAAAAGTCCGGTTTCAAAGTTGATGTCCGACCATTGCAGGGCTGCGGCTTCTCCGATTCTCATTCCGGTCATAAACAGGAGCCAGTATGAAATGAAAAGGTAATGTTCGTAATAATCGCCCTTGTAGAGCAGGGAAATTACCTTTTGAAATTCATCCAGTGTCCAGAAATCCACTTTTGTTTTCTTACTCTTGATATTCCCTATCATCCGTGACGGGTTTTTCTTTGCAAGGCCGAGAACAATCGCCCTGTCAAAGGCAATGGAGAGCATCCCCTGTACAATACGGATATAGTTTGGATTAAATTTTTTTGCGAGTTCAAGCTGCCAGTTCTGGACGTTACTGGGTTTTATCTCATCCACCGTCATTTTGTAAAAGTATGAAAAATGTTTCTGGATGGTAGAACGGCGGTTCAGATAGGTGCTTTCCTTTACCTGTGTTTTATACCAAGGCAGGTAAGTTTCCTCAATGAACTGCTTAAAGGATAGCTGCTGCTTCTTTTCTGCCAATTCCTCTGTGGATGCCAGTATAAGTTTTGAATATGCTTCTCTAGCTTCTTTTTTTGTCTTGAATCCGCTTTTGTATTTCTGAATCTGTTTTCCGGTAATCGGATGGAAACCTAAGTTTGCTCTAAAATAATAGGTTCCGTTTTCTGCCTTCTTAATAAGGTCTTTTGCCATGATTTCACTCCTTACATAAATGTGCAAGAAGTACAATCAGTTTGATTTATCAGTAAAATTAATCCCTAACAATTCTTCCACAGCTTCTCTGGGAACCCTGTCCAGTTTGCGTGACTGATAGTAGGTATGCCCTTTTGAAATCATAAGTCTTTTTGCTTCTCTTATGATGTCTGCTGCGAATGAAGTCCCATAACCTAGTTCTATTAAATCTTTTTTTGTTACTGTAATCATGTTCCTCCTTTCCATAGACCAGATATGGAACCCTCAATATCTGTCTATATTATATCAGATTTTGTGGCAAAAGTAATATTAAGATTGTATTTCCTGCGAATAGTTATTTGATTTTGAATGAAAAATTTTCATTCAAAATGGTATCTAAGCAAACCGAACAGCTTTCGCTAAAGCTCATGGGAATCCCCCCTGCATGGTTCTCATCCAGCCGTACCCTTTGCCAGCGGTGCTACATCATCACACGGACTAAGGCTGTACGGAAGTATCATTATCACGATAGAAAGGTCATGGCGGCAGCTCTGCGGCAAGCTGCTTATGGAACGCTGGCAGGAATCGCTATCCGGTTTCATCCCTCCTTTGGTGGATTACGGCGTGCCAGCCCAACGGCTCTCTTTCTATCGAAACGTATTCGACTGCTTTATGCTGCGTTGATTAGACGCTTTCTTTTTCAAGGAACAATCCGGCTTTGTCAGCCTGTTAAAATGCACTGGTGATAATGCACTTTAATAGACTGGCAAGCTCTGTCTGGGAAGCATGGGCTTGTCCATGCTTCCACAGGAGAGCGTTATTTTAGTTTGGCTCCCTGATTTCAAAAGATAAAATCTTTGCAATCAGACGTGTTTCCATCCGGCGGCGTAGGGTTTCATCTACAACCATGTGGGTATTCCCATATTCATCTTTCATGGGACGCATGGAACGGCTGGCAATAAAACCGCTATAATGGCGTACAATCTGATTGATTGCTTCAATATCGCCGTCCGCAGCCTTTACAATCACAGGAAACGGAATCATAGGGTGCTTTGCTGTCATGTTTCTTCCTCCATGAATTTTTTGATAAATTCCAGTCCGGCGTGTCTTCTTCTCTGGATGGTAGAACGGTTGACTTCCAGAATTTTTGAAATTTCCGTATCGTCAAATCCGAGGAAATAATATCTCAAGATAACATCACGTTTCTTTCCGTCCAGATTTTCCAACGCTTCTGCTAACAGGCTGTTTTCAATACGGACAGTAAACCCGTCCATTTCAAAAGTATGGAAGTGGGATGGATAGGTGTCTTTGGAAGAAAGCAAGTTGACGGTGTAATCGTCCATATCACAGAACAGGGTTTCACGTTTACACTGTCTGGATAACGCTTTGAGGTAGTCTTTACGTTCATCCTCCATAGCGACCTTGCAGATGTAATCAAACTGGTTCTCTATGGTTGTCTGAAATTCAGATGGCTTCATCATTACTCACCCCCTTTCTTGCCTTAAAAGAGGGTAAAAGATTTCTTGACTTCCCCCTTTCGTGCTTAGTCCCGACACGAAAGGGTTGTTTGTTGCATTATCTGTTAAATTTCCTAATTTCTAATGACACAGCAATAAGAATAGGTACAAAGCCATCTGTCATACGGCATTTTAGAACAATTCAAAATGATGTTCGCATTTATAGGCAAAAAAAGGAAGCGCAAAAAATGCACTCCCTTTTTTAAATATAAACATCGCTTATTCTTTATAAAGTTTTTGTACTTAAAAACTATATCTCTACCAATAAGAGCTGATTCGGCATTTTTAGCAGCCGATAACCCTATTCCGCTTGTTGCCGCTAAGAATGCGCTTACAGAATCCGCTGTAAATTGTGTACCACGTAAAAAAGTTTCAGTATTAGTTTTTAATTACAGCCAGTTCTAACTTCTATTTTTCAGTCTACGAAAAACTACGCAAATAAGTACAATAGCCGCAGAAATATAGCTGGTTCTTAAACGCCACGTTTTCAAGTACGGATTACTTGTTATTAAACAATATATGCTTACAATTAATATCGGAACATATAGTATGGCAAGCGCCATGAGAGATAGAGTAGATACCTTTTCATCATATTTTCCTATCTTTTTTTGTTTTCTTATATCTAGCGCTAACGTAATAATAATAAGTACTACCAAAATATCAGGTAATAGCATCAGCCAGTCTTCCATTTAGTCCACTCCCTTAAATTTAATGCCCCCAACGCCTTGACCACGAAACATTTTTGGCTAAAAGTTCTGTTTTAGAGGAATCCATATAAATATTTCCTTTATACCTGTAGTATATTTTTCCAGTAGACTTACTTACACATCTTTTACCATCAAAATAAATACTGTCAGGAATGTACGAACCACCATGACTAATCACGACATCAATCATAGCTCCTGCTACTACACCTGCATCTCCTGCTCCTAAACCAAGCGAAGTAATTATGGCCGCCTTTACCACAGATAATGTAAATTGGTGAATCTTCAAACTAAATGTTTCGGTATGTGGCTTATATTGGCACGAACTTGCTCTTGTTGTCAAATTATCGGAATTGGATATCGAATTACTAGAATCAGGTGCCGTAATTGGATATTCAAAATGCTGCCTTTGTTCTGTCGAGGGAATGATTACCATATGTTCATCAACTTTTATGCTAACACTATCCACAACAACTCTGTCCTTCTGAATTTCTCCATATTCTGTATACAAAGTCGTTTCTCCGTTAATAGTCATGTAATATTTAGCATACATTGTTGTATCTGTATCTTTTTGCTCAATAATCTTAATGCCATTTAATGTATCAGCTCCTACAGATGAGGCGAATACTGATTGCGCTGACAATGAAAATAACATGACAACTGCTAAAACTACAGAAATCATCTTTTTAAATATTCCTTTCATATTCCTTTTTCTCCCTTCTCTGCATTTGTTCAAAAATTATTTACAAAGAATCAATAACTCCTATTTACATGTGCACTTTTGTGTTAGCTATAGCTAACTTCATAGTATCATATGTGCAATATTTTGTCAATCGTCCCACAAAGCATTGTTTTAATATATTTTTTCACCAAAGTGAAAAGTTGATTTATTTCCACTTTCTAATTAATAGTCATCTGGCTAATTACTGAGCTTTCATACTACACAATATCTTCCATTTCCCCTCATCTTTCTCCAATACAAGTTTAAACTGCGACACCTGTGTTGTCATGGTCTGGTTATCCAGATATTTCACCGCAAGGGAAGCTGTCACCTGATTCCCTTTTCGGTTGTAAACCGGATTCACCAGTTCCGAGAAGATATATTCTTTCCCAACAGGTTTCAGCACGCCCTCATTCACATAATAGGTCAGCTCCTTTGCGGTTGCCGTAGGGTACAGCTTGAAAAAGGTAGTGAGAAATTCGTTGATTTCCTCCGTAGTGATGGAATCCACTGTACCGTCACTTTGTACTGCTTTTGGAGTGTAGCCGGATTTTACGGGAACGCTGGTGATGGTAGGATTCTGAACAATCGTCAGGTTTCCAGAGCCATCCACATAGACTGTCACCTGATAAGCGGAACGGACGGTTTTACTGGATTCCCCCTCTGTGATACGCTGTTCTACCGTATAGGTCACTTGATAATGCTGCTCCTTTTCTTCTATGATTTCCCATATCTGAAAGTCAGTCAGGGCAGACGATACGGGGATGTCCTTTCGGACGGTATCTACATTCAGGGCTTGCAGTTCTCCCGTGAGATACCCTTTTAAAGCATTTGTCCGGTTATCAATGGAAGCGGCGGACTGTTCCCATGAATAGTAGACTTCTGCGAAATTCTCCACAAAGTTTTCTATCTTGTGGGTGTCAATGATTTTTTCCTCAATCACTTTGGTTTCATGAACAGTGTGGATGTCTATCGCCGTGAAATTCTTATAGACGGCAAACAGGAAACTCACCGCCAGAAGCACCCACAGGGCAATCACGGTTTTTTTGTGGGTATTGACTTTGTAAACTTTCAGCTTCTTTTCTTTCTGCTTTTTCTGGTTTTCCTCTTTTCTAATCTGAATCATATCGGTTCATCCTTTCTATTGTTTGATTCGTCCGGCTCCGGCAAGGTGCTGTTGCCAGTAGGAGCCTGTCAGGTCTGCATAACCAATGGGATTTCCGGCATGGTACATCTGGTTATTTCCCACATATAGCCCCACATGGGTGATATAGGTTCCGGCGTTATAGGTGGAGTGGAAAAAGACCAAATCCCCTGCTTTTGCTTCGGACAGAGGGATGTGCTGTGTTACATTGTACTGTTCCTGTGCTGTCCGTGGCAGGGCGATTCCTGCCTTGCCATAGCACCACTGCACCAGTCCCGAACAGTCAAAGGAAGTGGAGGGGGAATCGCCCCCGTACACATACGTCCAGCCCTCATACTTTAAGGCTTCCTCCATGATAGCCTGCACCGTTTCATCATCAAACTGTGCCACGGTCAGGTATTCCGATACCAAGAAGACATAGAACATATTTCCGTAGGAATACCGCCAGCCCCCGTTTTTCTCTACGGCAACAGGGTTGGTGTAGGTGACTTTCTTTCCGCCGGATTTTTCCCTTGCGAAGCTCTCTGCCAGTTCAAAGGTGTACTTTTTCCCGTGTCCTGCCACATAGTCCAGGAAGCCGCCGCCGTAATTGTAGGATTGAATCACACTGTTTAGGTCACAGCCCTTTGTTTCTGCTGCTGTAAGCAGTTCCGAGAAATATTTGCAGCCCTGTTTGATGGATTCCTCTGTGTTAAGGGAGTTCGGGGGAATACCCAGAGATTCCGAGGACTGCATAACGTCTTCCAGCGTGCCGCCGGATTCCACCTGAATGATGGCGAGCAGCACATTTAAGTATTCCTCTATGCCATATTCCCTTGCATACTTTTCCAGCATAGGTTTATGGGCGAGGACTTCCTGTGATACGCTCACGCCCCCATAGATAAGGTTTCCGCCACTTCCGCCGTCTTCCTCATCCGAGAAGACAATCACCACCAAGAGGAGCATGGAGAACATCATCACGAACACGCCGGAACAGGCAAAGAAAAGGTGTCTTAACTTCATGTTTTCTCCCCTTTCTTTTGTTTGGCAGCCGCTTTTCCCGTTTTTGTCCACTCCTTTCTGGCGGTGGTACGCCGGATGGTAAAGTTCGATTCCTTAACCACAGGGGCAGCCCGTTTTCTTTCCGGTATCACAGGAGCCGTATCATTCTGGACAGGTCTTGCCGGACGGGGAGCAGCAGGTGTAATAGCAGGAGCTATCTTTTGTCTTTCATCTGGTTTGTCTGGGGAAGCCGGAGGGACTATCTGGCGTTCTGTCCTTACAGGCGGTATCTGTTCGTGGTGGATGGAAGCCGCTTTTACCACCGGAACCGAAGTCCGTTCCGCTACAGTTCCCCCATAAGAAACCTGCCCCCGTTCCCTAATAGCTGGGGAAGCTGGCTGCTTTGTCTTTGCAGTGGCAGGGCGTTCATGGACGGGAGCCACCCCTTTGGGTGCTTCGGAAGCTGTCTTTTGCGTCTGTTTTGCCTGTTCCAGTTCCGCCCTGCGTTCTGCAATGGTCTGTCTGCGGCTTTCTGCCTGTGCGTTCCGCTGTTCAGCTCTGGCAGTTCGGGTCTGGGTCACACTGGAAGTAAAATCCCGTACTCCCTCTGACACCTGTTTTTTCCCGTGGTAAAGGGCGTACTTTGCATTGACGGGCAAATCCTTTGCCTGCTCCCGAAGCTGTCCAGTAGTATCGGCTATTTTATCTTTGGTATCTGCCACCGCACCCACAGCAGAACCAGCCCGTTTCCATGCGGATTTCTTTTCCGGTGCTGTCTGTCCGTCTGGTCTGCTGTGGTCTGCCTGTGTCCGTTTGGAGGAACCGGAGTTGGAAGCATTTTTCTGGTCTGAGCCAGCCTGTTTCCCTGCGTGGTATGCAGCTGTTCCAGCCCCAAGAGCCGCCACAGAACGCCCTAACTTATGCTGTAAACGGTGCATATGGGCGTGCATGAGCATACGGGGTCTTCGCATGATACGGCTTCCCATGCTTTGGGAATCGCCACTCTGTAAGGAGAACATCCCCATCAAATCCCCTAGCTTGAAATAAATTCCGGCAAAGGTCACTATCTGCAAGAACGCCGTCAGGAAGAACGGATATTCCCCAGACAGGTTGTAGAGCATGGTGGAAATACTGAACGCTACCGTGATAATCAGGGTGATTCCGGCTCTGGTAAGGATGGTGTTGAACAGTTTCGTGATGGCACGTTTTGACATCCCCTCAAAAGAGGGAACCATGCTAAGGAGAAAGCTCACAGGCAGGAACATGGCGTAGATGATAAAAAGCACCTGTGAGAAAATCATTATCCCCGTGAGCAGGAATACAAAAACAGAGATACCGATATTGAACATGAACAGGAAGAAGACGGTTCCCAATCGGTTGATGGTCTTTGTGATGGTAAGGTTGGTGTTTTCCCTGTCTTCGATTTCCTCCACCACGATTTCTTCCCTGTCCTGCCCGTTGTTTTCATTTGGACTGGTTGAAAGCAGGCTTTCCACACGGTCTGCTCCAATGCTTTCCACATCCGAATTGCCGTATTGCAGCAGGAGCCACGGCTGCTTTACCTGAATGGAAAACAGGCTGTCCCGTATCAAATCCACGCTGTCTTTTCCCTGACTTTCCGAGTTGGGCAGCACAATCTTTGTGCCAAGGGTCAGGCTGGCATTGCTGATGTCTGCGGAAAATTCATTGATTTTCCCGATATAATCAGGAGCGTAGGCGATAAAGGCAGAGGACAGCACGAACACTACCACAAAATTGACAACGGCATGGATGGCTTTTGTAGTTTCCCGTTTGATAAGCCCTGTGTAGGCAACGTAAATCCCCACCACCAGAATGAGAATCAGCAGGAACCCGATATAAAATCCCTTCGAGGATAAGCCGCCTGTGGTAACGCCTGCAAGGGTCTGCATATTTTTCCCAATGGAATCCGCCGTAGAGGAAATAAAGTCCAGTGAGTAGGCTTCCTGAATCAAATACCCCGTGGCGTTGGAAAGGTACAGGCTGATGGCCCAGATAAAATTTGTGATGGCATACAGCCCGTACATTACCTGTTTTCCGATACCGTCCAGCCAGTTCCACGGGAGCCAGTCCCATCCACTGTCCACATAAAAATCAAGCTGGTAGTTGTCCAGAGGATATTTGCTGTATTCGTTGGCAGCGTCCACCGTATCATCCACCAGTCCGGCAGCGTGGGCGGCAGTACCGGAGACTGCCAGCAGCAGGAGGATGAGCAGGAGTGCCAGCAGCACTTTTCCTGCTATACTCCCGATTTTTTTTAAAGAGTTTTGTCCCTTTGTCCGGCAAGGGACAAGGGCTGTCCCCTGCTGGATGGGCTTTCTTATCTTCATTCCTCCACCTCTTTTCTTACGGGCGGTCTGGTGTCAAAGGCATGGAACAGGTCTTCAAAGATAGGGTGGAACTGTATCACTCCTACACGCCCGTACAAATCACTGATAAGGCACTGTCCGTTTTCTAAGTCACGGAGCCGTTTCTGGTTGTTTTCATCTTCGGAATCCACCCCGAAAAAGGTGAGGGTCTTCCTGATTTCGTTGATGTCCGTGGAACGGAACGCAAACTTCAAGCCCAGATTGTTTTTCAGTTTTTCATCCAGCAAATCGTCCGTGTTCTGGGTCACAAAGTAAACACCTGCGTTCATGGCACGTCCGGCACGGACCAGCTTCATGGAAAGGGTCTTGCCCTGTGCCACCTGCAAGAAGCTCCATGCTTCATCCAAATCCACAATCTTAAACACGCTGCGGTCGGTGTGGATGAAGTCGAGGGCAAAGGTACTGATAACAATGAGCATTGCCACGGAAAGCAGCTCCATTGTGGTGTATTCTTCAAACGAGGTTTCCTTATCCGGCAGCACCAAATCCGCCACCTGAATGATGTTGAGCTGCTTTTCAAGGCTGATGGACTGTGTGACATCCCCATCCGAAAAGAGCAGGTGTGCAAAGTCATAGTCCGTAAAGGATTCGATATGGTCGGCTATGCTGGTGCTGATGGTGGTCCCCTCCGCCCGAAGTTCCTCAATCACCTTTAAAAGCCCCCGTTCTTCGCTGTTTGTCACCGCACGGATGGCTTTCCGAAGAACAGGGAACTTCTCCCCGTCACGGCTGGAAATTCCCGTTAAAAAGGTCAGGATGTCAATTGCCAGTGATTCGGAATCCTTTGGGTTCTCCATAATCACATACGGGTCGAGTAAGCCCCTGTTCTGTTCCTCCGAAGTCAGGTTTACGATATTGATTTCATGGGCGATTTCCGGCAGGGTTTCCTTCCAGCGTCCCCGTTCCGCTTTCGGGTCAACGATAAGAGCCTGTGCCCCAAACAATACACAGTAGTAGACAATCATGTTGTTGCTGAATGATTTTCCACCGCCGAGGGAGCCGACAAAAGCGGCAGCAAGGGCATTGGTGACAGAGCCTTTCACACCCTGACTGGCAAGGGCAGGCTTTAAGTACACGTTTCTTCCCGTATCAAGGCTATACCCGATATAAATGCCCTCCGGTTCCCCCAACATCTGGGTTGCACCAAAGCCTAGACCCGCGAGGAAGTCACTGGTGACATACTGGATGTAATCGTTCATATACCGTTTGCTGGCAGGGAGAAATTCCCCATGCAGCCCCAGCATATCCCCAAAGGGGCGGACCAGCTTCACGTTCAAATCGTCATAAAAATCTTTTACCTCATTGCAACGGCGTTTCAGTTCTTCCAAGTCGGGAGCCGTCACACGCACCACATAGGACAGCTTATACATGGATTCCTTGCTCTGGTCTAAGGTGGATTCCAGCTCATTTACGCTGTCCAGAGCGTCCACCACGTTTGTACTGGTTTCGCTGTCATTCTGCCATGCGTGGTTATCCAAATCTTTCAGCTCTTTTTTCTTGTTCCGCACCGTGGAGAGGGCTTTCCGATTTGTGACAATCTCCACATTCATAGAGGTATCAATGGGAAAGGTGAATTGCTGCTGTTGATAGTAAAAGATTTCCGAGGATGGAAAGTCCAGTTCCCCCACAATGCTGTTGATGGTGAAGTAGGCGGCATAGACCGTCCCATCTTCCTGTTCGATTTTCAGATACCGCTGGTTTTCCTCTATCAGACAACGGGTGGGTTTGATGAGGTCATAGTATTTCACCAGCGTTTCCTCCTGAAACCGCTTCTTCGGCAGGTAATACTCATAATCTTCATAGGCGGTTCCAGTCTGCCCGTATAAATGCTCAATCAGATAACCAAAATCGTCCTTGTCAAGCCGCCGGACTTTAAAGCGGCGTGAGATTTTATTTTCCAGCAGTTTTTCCATCTTCTGAAACCGCCAGATTTCCTCATTGCTCATGGAAACAAAATCCCCCATGAGTTTGTGGTTGACTTCATGGAGGAAATCGGAAACGGCGGTCTTTGCTTCCCTGCGGAACTGCTTCATGGTGACTTCCTGCTCATTGACAAGCAGCTTAAAGCCGATAAAAAAGCGGTAGTCCACCTGATTTTCCCCTATCATGGAAATCAGGGCTTCGGTCTGTGCGTCAATCTTTGCACAGGCAACGTCCTTTAACTTGCCCGTCACTTCCTGTTTGGAGCGTTCCTGTGCCGCCCGTATGCTGGATTCAGTGCTGATTTGCAGGGCGTGAATCTTCCCGTCCCTGTTCTGGGCGATAAGCTGCCGGAAGGAATCGTGTACCTGATATTTCTGTTCGGGGCTTAAAAAGGAATAGTTGTAGGGAAGCAGCTCATAGTAAGCGAAGCACTCCCCGTCATGGTTGAACACAAGGTTATTTTCGATATACTTAATCGGATATGCCATAAATATCACTCCTAACTGCCGTGATGGGCTGTGCCGGATATTCCTTTTCCAGCTTCACGGGCTTTCCTGCATACGTCAGTTTCGGGCGTACCAGATATGCCAGTACGGATTTCAGGAAGCCGTAAGGCTTCTTCCCGTCAAAGGTCTTCTGGCACATGAACCAAGTGAGGGCAAAGGGTACGCCGAAATATTTTAAAAATGCCCCGCCAATGAACGAAAGGGGAGGGAGGTTCCCCAAGAGCATAACCGCAAACACCGATATCACGAACCACGCCATCTGTGTGAACGTGATGGGGAATGGAAGCTTAAAATCATTGATGGAATAGAGTATCTTTTCCACCGACCAGATACTGGTATAGCTTCGTATTTTCTTCATGTTGTCTGTCCTTTCTAAAAGATGGGGCAGCAAAAGCCGCCCCTGAATAAAAAAGCCGCCTGCACTTCCCAAAGGAGATACAGACGGGTTTACCGTAAGATTTCATATACGCCGTGGTTCGTGACGATAAAAGTTCCCTCCAATTCCATGTCACGCCCATAGGCTTCATAGTCGATATAGTTTTGTAAGTGTGCCGTAAGTTCCCCAAGCTGTCCGGTTT
Coding sequences within:
- a CDS encoding lysozyme family protein, giving the protein MKLRHLFFACSGVFVMMFSMLLLVVIVFSDEEDGGSGGNLIYGGVSVSQEVLAHKPMLEKYAREYGIEEYLNVLLAIIQVESGGTLEDVMQSSESLGIPPNSLNTEESIKQGCKYFSELLTAAETKGCDLNSVIQSYNYGGGFLDYVAGHGKKYTFELAESFAREKSGGKKVTYTNPVAVEKNGGWRYSYGNMFYVFLVSEYLTVAQFDDETVQAIMEEALKYEGWTYVYGGDSPSTSFDCSGLVQWCYGKAGIALPRTAQEQYNVTQHIPLSEAKAGDLVFFHSTYNAGTYITHVGLYVGNNQMYHAGNPIGYADLTGSYWQQHLAGAGRIKQ
- a CDS encoding helix-turn-helix domain-containing protein, whose translation is MTAKHPMIPFPVIVKAADGDIEAINQIVRHYSGFIASRSMRPMKDEYGNTHMVVDETLRRRMETRLIAKILSFEIREPN
- a CDS encoding CD3337/EF1877 family mobilome membrane protein translates to MKIRKPIQQGTALVPCRTKGQNSLKKIGSIAGKVLLALLLILLLLAVSGTAAHAAGLVDDTVDAANEYSKYPLDNYQLDFYVDSGWDWLPWNWLDGIGKQVMYGLYAITNFIWAISLYLSNATGYLIQEAYSLDFISSTADSIGKNMQTLAGVTTGGLSSKGFYIGFLLILILVVGIYVAYTGLIKRETTKAIHAVVNFVVVFVLSSAFIAYAPDYIGKINEFSADISNASLTLGTKIVLPNSESQGKDSVDLIRDSLFSIQVKQPWLLLQYGNSDVESIGADRVESLLSTSPNENNGQDREEIVVEEIEDRENTNLTITKTINRLGTVFFLFMFNIGISVFVFLLTGIMIFSQVLFIIYAMFLPVSFLLSMVPSFEGMSKRAITKLFNTILTRAGITLIITVAFSISTMLYNLSGEYPFFLTAFLQIVTFAGIYFKLGDLMGMFSLQSGDSQSMGSRIMRRPRMLMHAHMHRLQHKLGRSVAALGAGTAAYHAGKQAGSDQKNASNSGSSKRTQADHSRPDGQTAPEKKSAWKRAGSAVGAVADTKDKIADTTGQLREQAKDLPVNAKYALYHGKKQVSEGVRDFTSSVTQTRTARAEQRNAQAESRRQTIAERRAELEQAKQTQKTASEAPKGVAPVHERPATAKTKQPASPAIRERGQVSYGGTVAERTSVPVVKAASIHHEQIPPVRTERQIVPPASPDKPDERQKIAPAITPAAPRPARPVQNDTAPVIPERKRAAPVVKESNFTIRRTTARKEWTKTGKAAAKQKKGEKT
- a CDS encoding site-specific integrase, with the translated sequence MAKDLIKKAENGTYYFRANLGFHPITGKQIQKYKSGFKTKKEAREAYSKLILASTEELAEKKQQLSFKQFIEETYLPWYKTQVKESTYLNRRSTIQKHFSYFYKMTVDEIKPSNVQNWQLELAKKFNPNYIRIVQGMLSIAFDRAIVLGLAKKNPSRMIGNIKSKKTKVDFWTLDEFQKVISLLYKGDYYEHYLFISYWLLFMTGMRIGEAAALQWSDINFETGLLSITKTLYYKTMDEYKFVEPKTQASIRTIYIDTDTIKELKAWQEVQQKVLKDCDLVLSYNGIPTSKHTLPRALKKLAGLAGVHRIKIHALRHSHASLLISMGENPLLIKERLGHEKIQTTLGTYGHLYPNTNVEVAKKLTGVLTYTPATTSVAAYTSNQHTSIYHRAVE
- a CDS encoding conjugal transfer protein, whose product is MIQIRKEENQKKQKEKKLKVYKVNTHKKTVIALWVLLAVSFLFAVYKNFTAIDIHTVHETKVIEEKIIDTHKIENFVENFAEVYYSWEQSAASIDNRTNALKGYLTGELQALNVDTVRKDIPVSSALTDFQIWEIIEEKEQHYQVTYTVEQRITEGESSKTVRSAYQVTVYVDGSGNLTIVQNPTITSVPVKSGYTPKAVQSDGTVDSITTEEINEFLTTFFKLYPTATAKELTYYVNEGVLKPVGKEYIFSELVNPVYNRKGNQVTASLAVKYLDNQTMTTQVSQFKLVLEKDEGKWKILCSMKAQ
- a CDS encoding DUF3173 domain-containing protein, which gives rise to MITVTKKDLIELGYGTSFAADIIREAKRLMISKGHTYYQSRKLDRVPREAVEELLGINFTDKSN
- the guaA gene encoding glutamine-hydrolyzing GMP synthase, with translation MKQDMIVILDLGSTENTKLARDIREMGVYSEIYPHDITASELKELPNVKGIIINGGPNNVVDGTPIDVRSELYEAGYPVMAAGHGAAACERSIHSWDEADSAQILRSFVFDTCKAQANWNMKNFISDQVELIRQQVGDRKVLLALSGGVDSSVVAALLIKAIGKQLTCVHVNHGLMRKGESESVIDVFKNQMDANLVYVDAVDRFLGKLAGVADPEQKRKIIGAEFIRVFEEEARKLEGIEFLAQGTIYPDIVESGTKTAKVVKSHHNVGGLPEDLNFTLVEPLRQLFKDEVRACGLELGLPHSMVYRQPFPGPGLGVRCLGAITRERLEAVRESDAILREEFANAGLDKTVWQYFTIVPDFKSVGVRDNARCFDYPVIIRAVNTVDAMTASIERIDYDVLQKITDRILKEVKNVNRVCYDLSPKPTATIEWE